One Brassica oleracea var. oleracea cultivar TO1000 chromosome C7, BOL, whole genome shotgun sequence genomic window carries:
- the LOC106302412 gene encoding uncharacterized protein LOC106302412, with protein KGYKSEDDDLVILSDVDNSELIARYQLSLVGRLFNKERRSVEALIALLPRPSIWDVEGRARGVDLGNHRFQFDFDSEADLQKVLSKRPCHFNKWSFALERWSPHIGDSFPNKMTFWVSVTGIPTHFWLDPIFRALGKRLGLVGNVEAKAAKFELELDAELPLKFNLRAQLPSGEIVPVSLEYSNLHRWCHHCRLISHEIDTCPQLPDDQKEQFIKEKELSRDQGPYPRKEVNRNGENSRRATAPDSKAHVMQERRPVDYSQRDNRDSVWKRIDSRYVPREDHRRDHRHVPRDLEKQPHQKETYNKRRYEESFASSRQREEVRKTTSKQLPSKKSSEEEHLPSASHAQQPIDPSALLKPATEKPQRESIRTSSPEHVRERPFKLNLRKRSSDNQKLKGQVPDLDNASDEGSSAKKCLTFNEEKPPPPNNPQDSPPLIPPVKEKEKSWYEQTLEEEEDDEILNQEIVNKPDTPVEKTMEKVEDPDAEKILEDEDWMANEINYDDDDLMDEDDLLIEDMEQEEAAIGSAKTSKQLTTFVPSVLEKNNKLLAEPSPQARSDHRSDSHPAQTPSSSSRPSPAKKKRGSPSPLPTGVSLRQRNLLVGRVSKTKASKNGPKLSPAHNQVPSETGNSEMFSKNKKKSSKVGSNKPPKILG; from the coding sequence AAAGGTTATAAGAGTGAAGATGATGACCTGGTTATCCTCTCCGACGTAGACAACTCTGAGCTCATTGCTCGCTACCAACTCAGCCTAGTGGGTAGACTCTTCAATAAAGAGCGACGAAGTGTTGAAGCTCTTATTGCCCTGCTGCCTAGACCTAGCATCTGGGATGTTGAAGGTAGAGCCAGAGGTGTGGACTTAGGGAACCATAGGTTTCAATTCGACTTTGATTCAGAAGCTGACCTTCAGAAGGTGTTAAGCAAACGCCCATGCCATTTCAACAAATGGTCTTTCGCTTTGGAACGCTGGAGTCCCCACATAGGTGATTCATTCCCTAACAAGATGACCTTCTGGGTTAGTGTCACTGGCATCCCGACACACTTTTGGCTTGATCCAATCTTCAGAGCTCTTGGGAAGAGACTCGGGCTTGTAGGGAATGTGGAAGCAAAGGCAGCAAAATTTGAGTTGGAGCTGGATGCAGAGCTTCCGCTGAAATTCAATCTCCGCGCCCAACTACCCTCGGGTGAAATCGTCCCTGTATCTCTGGAATACTCAAACCTCCATCGCTGGTGCCACCACTGCCGTCTCATATCTCATGAAATTGATACTTGCCCCCAACTACCTGATGACCAAAAAGAACAGTTCATAAAGGAGAAAGAGTTATCGAGAGACCAAGGTCCATATCCTAGAAAGGAGGTCAATAGGAATGGAGAGAACTCAAGGAGGGCAACTGCACCTGACTCAAAGGCTCATGTGATGCAGGAAAGGAGGCCAGTAGATTACTCTCAAAGAGACAACAGGGACAGCGTTTGGAAACGCATTGACTCCCGTTATGTTCCTAGAGAGGATCACCGCCGAGACCACCGCCATGTTCCTCGTGACCTAGAAAAGCAGCCACACCAAAAAGAAACATACAACAAGAGAAGATATGAGGAATCTTTTGCCTCAAGTAGACAAAGAGAGGAAGTAAGGAAAACAACCAGTAAGCAGTTACCTTCAAAGAAAAGCTCTGAGGAAGAGCATCTCCCTTCTGCCTCTCATGCGCAACAACCTATTGACCCCAGTGCTCTGCTCAAACCTGCGACTGAGAAACCTCAACGAGAGAGCATCAGAACCTCCTCCCCAGAACATGTAAGGGAAAGGCCATTCAAGCTCAACCTGCGAAAGAGATCTTCAGATAATCAAAAACTGAAAGGGCAAGTGCCTGACTTGGATAACGCATCTGACGAAGGAAGTTCTGCAAAAAAATGTTTAACCTTCAACGAAGAGAAGCCTCCTCCTCCAAACAATCCACAAGACTCACCACCGCTAATCCCCCCTGTAAAAGAAAAGGAAAAGAGCTGGTATGAGCAGACTCTAGAAGAAGAAGAAGATGATGAGATTTTGAATCAAGAGATAGTAAACAAACCTGACACGCCTGTGGAGAAGACAATGGAAAAAGTGGAGGACCCAGATGCAGAAAAGATCTTAGAGGATGAAGATTGGATGGCTAATGAAATTAACTATGATGATGATGATCTAATGGATGAAGATGACTTGTTAATCGAAGATATGGAACAGGAGGAAGCGGCAATCGGTTCTGCCAAAACTTCTAAGCAATTGACGACATTTGTTCCCTCTGTTTTGGAGAAAAACAACAAACTGTTGGCGGAGCCAAGCCCCCAGGCTCGATCTGACCATCGTTCAGACTCTCACCCTGCTCAGACGCCATCATCCAGCTCGCGACCATCTCCGGCGAAGAAGAAAAGAGGATCTCCAAGTCCTCTCCCCACTGGCGTCTCTCTCAGACAGAGGAATCTCTTAGTGGGCCGGGTGTCAAAGACAAAAGCTTCAAAGAATGGGCCAAAACTCTCTCCAGCCCATAACCAAGTTCCAAGTGAAACTGGAAATTCAGAAATGTTTTCGAAGAACAAAAAGAAATCATCTAAGGTGGGAAGCAACAAACCACCAAAAATCCTAGGATGA
- the LOC106305056 gene encoding thaumatin-like protein 1b — translation MSKFSKMGLVKVSSFLVVILFLINGASSTTFTVVNQCNYTVWPGLLSGAGTAPLSTTGFSLNPSESRVISIPASWSGRIWGRTLCNQNATTGKFTCVTGDCGSSQIECSGAGANPPATLAEFTLNGSDNLDFFDVSLVDGYNVPMMVVPRGGANGVGKCNATGCAADLNGVCPAQLKVTVDAVAVACKSACEAFGTPEYCCSGAFGTPDKCKPSEYSAFFKKACPTAYSYAYDDGTSLFTCSGADYIITFCPPPSGSPKPEAVNVSAAASPAASPTFSVAFILSVLAVSVSWVGSELW, via the exons ATGTCTAAATTCTCAAAGATGGGTTTGGTTAAAGTTTCTTCCTTTCTCGTGGTGATTCTATTTCTCATCAATGGTGCTTCCTCCACCACTTTTACGGTCGTTAACCAATGCAACTACACCGTCTGGCCAGGACTTCTCTCTGGCGCCGGAACCGCTCCCTTATCCACCACCGGTTTCTCTTTAAACCCGTCCGAGTCACGAGTTATCTCCATACCTGCCTCCTGGTCCGGCCGCATATGGGGTCGCACGCTATGCAATCAAAACGCCACCACCGGGAAGTTTACTTGCGTCACAGGCGACTGCGGCTCTTCCCAAATAGAATGCTCCGGCGCCGGAGCCAACCCTCCGGCCACACTAGCCGAATTCACACTCAACGGCTCCGACAATCTTGATTTCTTCGACGTCAGCCTTGTGGACGGTTACAACGTCCCCATGATGGTCGTTCCTCGCGGCGGAGCTAATGGAGTCGGTAAATGCAACGCCACGGGATGCGCGGCTGATCTCAACGGCGTTTGTCCTGCTCAGCTGAAAGTAACGGTTGACGCAGTGGCTGTGGCGTGCAAGAGTGCTTGCGAAGCGTTTGGAACGCCAGAGTATTGCTGTAGCGGCGCGTTTGGAACGCCGGACAAGTGTAAGCCGAGTGAGTACTCTGCTTTCTTCAAGAAAGCTTGCCCTACGGCTTATAGTTATGCTTATGACGACGGTACAAGCCTCTTCACTTGCTCCGGTGCTGATTACATCATCACTTTCTGTCCGCCTCCAAG CG GGAGTCCCAAACCGGAGGCAGTTAACGTTTCGGCCGCAGCTTCTCCGGCCGCGTCACCTACCTTCTCAGTTGCATTCATATTAAGCGTTTTAGCTGTTTCGGTTTCTTGGGTGGGGAGTGAGCTTTGGTGA
- the LOC106305276 gene encoding 3-oxoacyl-[acyl-carrier-protein] reductase FabG isoform X1, producing MSNLQTVRHFFEQVKKQLEPWCELKDKVVLVTGASSGIGREICLDLAKAGCKIIAAARRVDRLESLCSEINRTGVQAVALELDVSSNAATIQKAVKEAWDIFGKIHALINNAGIRGNVKSCLDLSENEWDNVLTTNLKGAWLVAKYVCVLMRDAKSGGGSVINISSIAGFHRSLAPGALAYACSKSGVDTMTRMMAIELGAYNIRVNSIAPGLLNSDITKDLMQKKWLKVVAERILPLKVNQTVDPGLTSLVRYLLHDSSQYVSGNIYIVDSGTTLPGLPIFSSL from the exons ATGAGTAATCTTCAAACTGTGAGACACTTCTT TGAGCAGGTGAAAAAGCAACTGGAACCATGGTGTGAACTTAAAGACAAAGTGGTTCTTGTGACAGGAGCTTCCTCTGGTATAGGAAGAGAGATCTGTCTTGATCTAGCCAAAGCTGGCTGCAAGATTATAGCAGCAGCTCGTCGTGTCGACCGTCTCGAATCTCTTTGCTCTGAAATCAACAGAACCGGAGTCCAAGCCGTTGCCCTTGAGCTAGACGTGTCATCAAACGCAGCCACCATTCAAAAAGCGGTAAAAGAAGCTTGGGACATCTTTGGAAAGATCCATGCGTTGATCAACAATGCCGGAATCAGAGGCAATGTCAAGTCTTGTTTAGATCTGTCAGAAAACGAATGGGACAACGTCTTAACAACCAACTTAAAAGGAGCTTGGTTAGTAGCCAAATACGTCTGCGTTTTGATGCGTGACGCTAAAAGCGGTGGTGGCTCGGTGATAAACATTTCATCCATCGCAGGGTTTCACCGCAGTTTAGCTCCTGGTGCACTCGCGTATGCTTGTTCCAAAAGCGGTGTTGATACCATGACAAGAATGATGGCTATTGAGTTAGGTGCTTATAATATTAGAGTGAACTCGATCGCGCCGGGGCTTTTGAACTCAGACATCACAAAAGATCTTATGCAGAAAAAGTGGCTCAAGGTTGTGGCCGAGCGGATTCTACCGTTAAAGGTGAACCAGACCGTGGATCCGGGTCTCACTTCTCTCGTTCGCTATCTACTTCACGACTCTTCTCAGTATGTCTCCGGCAATATATACATTGTTGACTCTGGAACTACACTGCCTGGTCTGCCCATCTTTTCTTCTCTATGA
- the LOC106305276 gene encoding 3-oxoacyl-[acyl-carrier-protein] reductase FabG isoform X3, with the protein MSNLQTVKKQLEPWCELKDKVVLVTGASSGIGREICLDLAKAGCKIIAAARRVDRLESLCSEINRTGVQAVALELDVSSNAATIQKAVKEAWDIFGKIHALINNAGIRGNVKSCLDLSENEWDNVLTTNLKGAWLVAKYVCVLMRDAKSGGGSVINISSIAGFHRSLAPGALAYACSKSGVDTMTRMMAIELGAYNIRVNSIAPGLLNSDITKDLMQKKWLKVVAERILPLKVNQTVDPGLTSLVRYLLHDSSQYVSGNIYIVDSGTTLPGLPIFSSL; encoded by the exons ATGAGTAATCTTCAAACT GTGAAAAAGCAACTGGAACCATGGTGTGAACTTAAAGACAAAGTGGTTCTTGTGACAGGAGCTTCCTCTGGTATAGGAAGAGAGATCTGTCTTGATCTAGCCAAAGCTGGCTGCAAGATTATAGCAGCAGCTCGTCGTGTCGACCGTCTCGAATCTCTTTGCTCTGAAATCAACAGAACCGGAGTCCAAGCCGTTGCCCTTGAGCTAGACGTGTCATCAAACGCAGCCACCATTCAAAAAGCGGTAAAAGAAGCTTGGGACATCTTTGGAAAGATCCATGCGTTGATCAACAATGCCGGAATCAGAGGCAATGTCAAGTCTTGTTTAGATCTGTCAGAAAACGAATGGGACAACGTCTTAACAACCAACTTAAAAGGAGCTTGGTTAGTAGCCAAATACGTCTGCGTTTTGATGCGTGACGCTAAAAGCGGTGGTGGCTCGGTGATAAACATTTCATCCATCGCAGGGTTTCACCGCAGTTTAGCTCCTGGTGCACTCGCGTATGCTTGTTCCAAAAGCGGTGTTGATACCATGACAAGAATGATGGCTATTGAGTTAGGTGCTTATAATATTAGAGTGAACTCGATCGCGCCGGGGCTTTTGAACTCAGACATCACAAAAGATCTTATGCAGAAAAAGTGGCTCAAGGTTGTGGCCGAGCGGATTCTACCGTTAAAGGTGAACCAGACCGTGGATCCGGGTCTCACTTCTCTCGTTCGCTATCTACTTCACGACTCTTCTCAGTATGTCTCCGGCAATATATACATTGTTGACTCTGGAACTACACTGCCTGGTCTGCCCATCTTTTCTTCTCTATGA
- the LOC106305276 gene encoding 3-oxoacyl-[acyl-carrier-protein] reductase FabG isoform X2: protein MSNLQTQVKKQLEPWCELKDKVVLVTGASSGIGREICLDLAKAGCKIIAAARRVDRLESLCSEINRTGVQAVALELDVSSNAATIQKAVKEAWDIFGKIHALINNAGIRGNVKSCLDLSENEWDNVLTTNLKGAWLVAKYVCVLMRDAKSGGGSVINISSIAGFHRSLAPGALAYACSKSGVDTMTRMMAIELGAYNIRVNSIAPGLLNSDITKDLMQKKWLKVVAERILPLKVNQTVDPGLTSLVRYLLHDSSQYVSGNIYIVDSGTTLPGLPIFSSL from the exons ATGAGTAATCTTCAAACT CAGGTGAAAAAGCAACTGGAACCATGGTGTGAACTTAAAGACAAAGTGGTTCTTGTGACAGGAGCTTCCTCTGGTATAGGAAGAGAGATCTGTCTTGATCTAGCCAAAGCTGGCTGCAAGATTATAGCAGCAGCTCGTCGTGTCGACCGTCTCGAATCTCTTTGCTCTGAAATCAACAGAACCGGAGTCCAAGCCGTTGCCCTTGAGCTAGACGTGTCATCAAACGCAGCCACCATTCAAAAAGCGGTAAAAGAAGCTTGGGACATCTTTGGAAAGATCCATGCGTTGATCAACAATGCCGGAATCAGAGGCAATGTCAAGTCTTGTTTAGATCTGTCAGAAAACGAATGGGACAACGTCTTAACAACCAACTTAAAAGGAGCTTGGTTAGTAGCCAAATACGTCTGCGTTTTGATGCGTGACGCTAAAAGCGGTGGTGGCTCGGTGATAAACATTTCATCCATCGCAGGGTTTCACCGCAGTTTAGCTCCTGGTGCACTCGCGTATGCTTGTTCCAAAAGCGGTGTTGATACCATGACAAGAATGATGGCTATTGAGTTAGGTGCTTATAATATTAGAGTGAACTCGATCGCGCCGGGGCTTTTGAACTCAGACATCACAAAAGATCTTATGCAGAAAAAGTGGCTCAAGGTTGTGGCCGAGCGGATTCTACCGTTAAAGGTGAACCAGACCGTGGATCCGGGTCTCACTTCTCTCGTTCGCTATCTACTTCACGACTCTTCTCAGTATGTCTCCGGCAATATATACATTGTTGACTCTGGAACTACACTGCCTGGTCTGCCCATCTTTTCTTCTCTATGA